CTGCCGAATTGGGCTTTGCGGGGCTGGCGGTACAGGCGGGTGCCAAATCGGTGTTGGCCAGCCTGTGGTATGTGAGCGACGAAGGCACATTAGGCTTTATGACGGAGTTTTACCAGCAGTTGCACCAAGCCCCCATTAAAGCGGAAGCACTCCGGCAAACCCAGCTTGCCATGCTGCGGGGGGAAGTCCGCATTGAGGATGGTTACTTGATCGGTCCCAGACAAAACCAGCGATTGCAACTTCCCGGTGTGCTGTCGGTTTTGGGAAACCAAACCCTGGCCCATCCAGCCTACTGGGCAGGGTTCACAATGGTGGGCAGCCCTTGGTAAGGGCTAGTCCCCATCATTCTCAGCAATTCTGCTGACCCCCCTCGCCCTGCGCAAACGCAGGGATGAGGGAGGAGCAGTCAAATTTTTAAGTCCCTCTTCCAGAGCGGGAGAGGGACTTAAGGTGAGGGCCGCGTAAGTGGGATGCGCCCAGTTACGTCACTCAGGACTCAGCCTATGACTAGACTGTAACGGCTTGCTGGGCCGCCACTTGATTCAGCTCACCCTTCTTATACTTGATCGCAAAGATATCAACGGATTCTTGCTTGATCTTGCTGGCGTTGCCGGCAGTCCAGAACTGTTGATAGCGATCGGCGCACACCTTTTGCATGTACTTGATCGACGGCTTCAGGAAGTGACGGGGGTCAAATTCCTTGGGATTCTTGTGGAGGGCTTCCCGCACGGCTGCTGTGATGGCTAAGCGGTTGTCAGTGTCAATGTTGACCTTACGCACACCACTCTTGATGCCCTTTTGGATTTCTTCCACAGGTACGCCGTAGGTTTCAGGGATAGTGCCACCATACTGGTTGATCAAAGCCAGCAGATCTTCAGGAACGGAAGACGAGCCGTGCATGACCAAGTGGGTGTTGGGCAAACGCTTGTGAATCTCTTCAATCCGGCTGATGGCTAGAATTTCACCCGTTGGCTTGCGGGTAAACTTGTAAGCCCCGTGGCTGGTCCCGATGGCCACCGCGAGGGCATCCACTTGGGTTTTGAGGACGAAATCAACCGCTTGATCCGGATCGGTCAGCAGCTGGGAGTGATCCAGCTTGCCTTCAAAGCCGTGGCCATCTTCCGCTTCACCCATTCCAGTTTCCAGCGAACCCAAACAGCCGAGTTCCCCTTCCACCGACACACCGATCGCGTGGGCGACCTTAACGACTTCGCTGGTGACGGCCACATTGTATTCATAGCTAGCAGGTGTTTTCGCATCTGCTTCCAACGAACCATCCATCATGACGCTGGTGAAGCCGTTCTTAATGGCGGAGTAGCAAGTTGCCGGTTCATTGCCGTGGTCTTGGTGCATGGCAATGGGAATATGGGGGTAGGTTTCCACCGCTGCCAGGATGAGATGACGCAGGAAGTTCTCACCTGCGTAGGACCGAGCACCGCGCGAAGCTTGCAGGATCACGGGGCTCTCTGTTTCATGAGCAGCCTGCATGATCGCCTGGATCTGCTCCATGTTGTTAACGTTGAATGCCGGAATGCCGTAACCATTTTCAGCTGCATGATCTAACAACAGCCGCATTGGTACAAGCGCCATACAGATTCCTCCTGGATTCGTTGGGGTCAGCTAGTTCGTCTTCAACAAACGTGATCATTACAATAATCTTAAGATACTTTAACGCTGACCGTAACAATCTGGACAAAATCGCCTGAGTTTGCACCGATTTCTCGTTGCGGGTGGTGTCCTCGCTCGTACCGTGACTCGTTGGCGAGAGGCAAGCTATCGTTGGGGCATTGGGTGGTACCCAGCCGCTTGTATCGGCCACCCCTTGCTCCCGGCTGGGGGGAGAAGATGCTGTCATGACGTCCCCCGGCTGCCTGGCAGTGCAGGGTCTCTCTCCCAAGTGGGGAGAAGGAGAGCCGGATTTTCAAGTCCCTCTCCCGCTCTGGGAGAGGGATTTAGGGTGAGGGCCGCGCGCGGTGATGTCTCTTTGGGATGTGCAGGATCATGACTCCCGCTCTGGGAGAGGGATTTAGGGTGAGGGCTACACCTGTGGGCTGTGCCCAGCCTACCCAGATAAAACTGTACTTTATGATTGAGGTAAAAGCTGTATCTCTGCCTGATTAACAGATCATCAAAAGTTGTGCGGCGGCAGATAACCTCGAACTCTCACTGATAACCTTTGTGCCGTCCGCTCCAACGCAGTGTTAGGTGGCTGTTGCTTCTACAAACTGCATAACCAACGAGAAATAGATGCAACTTGGTTCTCCTCATTTAAGTTCGCAGCATTATTGAGCATCCCGCTTTCTAGTTGCTCCCAAATTTCGCGAGCCATCCTTTTTTCAATTGCTGCTCCTACAAAAAATGTCAGGGGTACATGCCCAGCATCTGCAAATGCCTGCCGTATACGATTCAGTGCCGCTTGTGCCGTTTTCCAATGCTCGTCAGCACCGGCTGGGTCAATGCCGCCCTTCAGTTCTCCCAAGGCAATTGTGTAAGGTTCAACTTCAACAGGTTTGATCTTGCTGGATTTATTTGCTGGCAGGGTTTCTGACGCAAGAGGGTTGAAAGGATAGTACGAGTCAGCTTCCTCTGGGCGAGTGCTCCACCAACATTACGCATTGAACCACCGAGCGTATCGCCACGGGTCAATAGAAATCTAAAGATTAACTCCTCGACAAAGTTTGTACCTGCTGGTTCAAGAAAGGTCTTGATTAGACCATTAATCGCATCAATCTTATCCTCCTGGGTCAAATGAGCGAGAGACTTGTCGGACAACCCTGCCGCAGTCAATAATCCCATCTCAATACCCTGAATATTTAACAAATCAGCAGGGTTTTTAGGCTCTTCTGAGTTTATGGTGGGGGCGCTACGCGCCCCCACCATAAACTCGGCTCTTCTGGGTTTTTGGTGTAAATGTTATCATAGATACTGATAGTGCATAGGTAATTAAGCAATGGACTGGCATTTGGATTCCCTACTCAACCTGCCAAATGTTACGGTTGAGACCTGTACTCAGGAGGCTGAGCAAGTATTTCTCCAGATCGACTTATTAAACGCAGCAGCCACTTGTCCTCACTGCCAGACTCGTAGCGAAAAAATTCACCAGAATCGGCCCATTCTCGTGCGTGATCTTGCTATTTTTGGTCGGCCCGTATACTTGCAAGTGCCGCGTCGTCAATTCTATTGTCGTCAGTGCCAACACTATTTTACCGAGCGTTTAGAATTTGTGGATTGGGAGCGTCGCTATACCCAACGCTACGAGGAGTATGTTTATCAACGCGTGCAAGCGAGCAATATTGAGCAAGTGGGGCGAGAGGAGAGTCTGAGTTGGGATCAGGTAAATGGAATATTTACATATAAGTTTAATCTAAAAAAAAGCGAACTGGGGACAAGTAAAGCGCTTATGCATTGATGAGATTAGTCAGCGTAAGGGGCAGGGGAATTTTGCCACAGTTGTGGGTGATATCGAGGGGGGGGAATTATTGGAAGTAATCGATAGTCACAAACAGGATGAGATCATTGAAGTCCTTAAGCAGCAACCAGTTGCGGTGCGAGAACAGGTTCAGGAAGTGAGCGTAGATATGTGGGGTGGGTTTCCGAAAGTCGTGCAGGCGGTATTTACAAATGCTCGCTTAGTATTTGATCGTTTTCATGTGACTTATGGCTCTTCTGAGTTTATGGTGGGGGCGCGTAGCGCCCCCACCATAAACTCAGCATTTGCGATCGTTTATTTGTAGCTGCTGATACTGCTTACCCCAAAATCCCAGAAGAACCTGACTTATCAACATTTGACTTATCAACATTGCTCTGACAGATATGTGATGTGAAAGCTACCTAACTAATCAGTAGGCTCCTCAGGGGGACGGTTTTGGCTGGGATGAGCTGACCGCACACGGGCAGCGATCGGGGCAATAGCCACCCCGATCGCCCACAAATTTCCCCAGACGGTTGTCTAATTCACTGCGGTCAATTCATAGCGACTGGTGAGTTTGTCCAATTGACGCGTCAACAGGCTCAGGAACAGGCCCACATCCGTCACCACACCGACTGATTCCAGGGAGCCGCGATCGCTCAACTTAGTCACTACTGCCGGGTTGATATCGACGCAGACCATCTTGACGCCCGCTGGGGTCATATTGCCGACACCGATCGAATGCAACATCGACGAGAGCATCAGGATCAGATCGGCCCCCGCCAAGAGACGGGCATACTCCTGTTGCGCCTCGATCAGGTTCATCTGGGTATCGGGCAACGGGCCATCATCCCGAATGGATCCAGCTAGCGAGAAAGGTACCTGCCGCTTCACACATTCGTAGAAAATGCCGCTGGTAACCAGCCCCTGTTCAACAGCAGCCTGAATGCTGCCACAGCCGCGAATCTTGTTGATCACCTTGAGGTGGTGTCGATGGCCTCCCCGCACGGACACGCCTCGCTGCATATCTACACCTAGGGAAGTCCCCATCATCGCTTGTTCGAGATCGTGCACCGCGATCGCATTGCCACCCAGCAACGCCTGCACATAGCCTTCGCGGATCAACCGCGCCAAATGGGCACTGCCCCCAGTATGGACCACCACGGGGCCGGCCACCACCACCACCTTGCCACCCTGGTCACGGATGTGGCGCAGATCCCAGGCGATTTGCTCAACGATCAGTTCCACCCGTCGTTCACTGGAAACCCCCGATCCCATGAAGGTAAACTCCTGGCTACCTCGCTGGTCCCGGGCTTCTGGCTTACGGATGGTGCGGATTCCCTCGACCGCCACCACCACGCGATCGCCCACCTGGAGGTCGCGGATGAGCCTACACTCAGCGATCGGGCCGGTGGGCGTTTCGGTCACGACCACAACCCCATCCATGCGCTGGTTCTGCACCTTCACCCACTCGCACTGCACCCGCACTTCCGTGGGATAGATCGTCGTGACGTAGAAATCATCCGGGGCAACCCCAGCCTGGGTAACCGTTGCCAACTGGGCATCACAAACCTCCTGCGGACGGGCCATGGCCCCCAAATTGATCAACTGCGATACCAGTTCCTCCATAACCAACCGGGAAGGAGCCGATACCTTAATTTCGGCTGAAGAGGTACTTTGCCGCTGCTCACCCAGATTGAAATTCAGCACCTGGAAGCTGCCGCCACCCTCCACAATCAGATCCAGTGCCCGACTAATTAACCCCGCATCGAGTAAATGACCCTCTAACTGGATGATCCGGCTTTCCACGGGGGCATTGGCATGGAGATCCACCTGCAATGGTTCCGTCGTTCGCAGGGTCAGGCACTTGGCCGCCCCACCCGCCTTGAGGAATTCGGTCAGCGGCGTCTCAATCACCGTAAATCCCAAGGACCCGAGGCGCTGCTTAAGGTCATTACTGGCCCGATTCAGAATGATCGTGCGATCGATGTTCACCGCATTACAGGCAAAATTATCTGCATCGACCTCACTGACCACAATCCGTTTAGCCGCTGGAACCCGCCGTTCAATCAAATGGTTCGAGTAAGCATCAAAGGCCGGAGGATAGTAAAGTAAATACCCATCCGTAAGGGGACAGAAGCAGGTATCAAGGTGATAAAATCGCTCATCCATTAACCGCAGAGATAGGACTTCGATATCGAGCCACTCCGCTAGGTAAGCATGGGAGTCCAGTTCCGAACGAAACCCATAGCCTGCCCATAGCCAGCGACCTTCGCGATCGAGCAGCGCATCCCCCGCCCCTTCAAAGGGCAAATCCCGGGGCAGTTCATGGATCGTATACCCCTGGGCCGCAAACCACGCCTTAAAGTGGGGTTCTTCCCCCTGCCGCTCTTTGTGGAAAAAGCGACTGAGGACGACCTGATTCCCCAACACCAGCCCCGCGTTAGCAGTGAAGACCATATCCGGCCATCCTTTTTGGGGTTGAACCAGATCCACAATCGCATATTCCTTGAGAAGGTGATGCAATCCCTGCCACTGGCTAATGGCCCGCTCCCGCGAAGACTTGTGAACATTTCCCTCCATCCAAGGATTAATCACGTAATCCACGTCATAGTAGTCAGGGGGACACATGAGAATGCGAATGGCAGAGGCTGTCATAGAGAAAAAATCCTGTAGAGAGAAGTCCTGTAAAGCGATCGTTTCAGTCAACCCCAGCCGGGTGCTGGCAAACACATACTCGCCTGTGGCTCAGCGGTAAAGACACAGCCGGCAAGTGCTGGCCATCACCTCAACTGCGGGTGTAGCTAACCCTACCCCAGCGCCCATCCTGCTGACTAGCGGTTTGCCAGACAGCTTCCGTTGAGTCGCTTAACGAGCAAGTTGACCAACTCTTTATTGTATTACTCAAATTGGGTCTTACTTTAGATGGCCTTAGGGGTACGTTAGCTAAACGTGTATTTGCCGGATAAAGTCCTTGACAAATGCTAAAATGCCTGCACTCCAAACTATAGGCTCTATAGGCTTGGAAGAGGCCGCGTGGGCAATCGTACCGCAGCCATGCTGGCCTTGGCAACGGTAACACTGGTCACCTGGCAAGATCCGCTGTACAGTATCAGCGCGGCGCGGCTGGCGACGTGGCACACCCCCCTCAATCTTGCCTTCCCCTGGGCATCCTGCTAATGATAGTCACTGAACTGCTATGGGCGCTTGTAGGTCTGATTCTCACCGTTAGTGGGACGTTTTTTGAGGCTTCAATGATCAGCCCACCGTGGCTCTGGCTACAATCCGATACGATTCAAATCTACTCGTTAGGGGTGACGTGCCAGATTGGGGCTGTCCTGCTCATTGCCTGCCTGGGGGGGAAGAATGCGGCGACGCTCTCGCAAATCGCCTATCTGGTCCTTGGCTTAATCTGGTATCCTGTGTTCACCCACGGGGGAGGGGTGGCCTATATCAAGGAGCCAACTTTTGGGTACTTGTTGGGGTTTGTACCCGCTGCCTGGATCTGCGGCTTCTTGGCCTTTCAGTGGAAGCCGCGCCTCGAAAGTTTAGCCTTTAGTTGCCTGTGTGGGTTGGCCAGTATTCATCTGATCGGGCTGTTGTACATTGCCTATTTGCGCCTGAGTCAAAGTCTGGGCGATAACTGGCTACAGATTATGTCCATCTATTCCCTATACCCGGTTCCGAGTCAATTGGCTCTGATTTGTGCGGTGGCGGTGTTGGCCTTTAGTCTCCGGCAGGTCTTGTTTTATTAAGGCCATGCCTCCCGACGGATTGTGATCAACCTGCCCATTACCACGGTCCCAGGACTCGATCTACCGATCTACCAGGATGTGTCATCATCCAGGATGTGTCATCATCTTTACTCGTACTCGCAGCACGAATCCTCCCAAGCCATCTCTTGGGAATGGCTTTTGGCTCAATGATTTTGGCTAATGATCCGGATGATTGTTCAGAAACGGTTAAGTTTAATATAAAACCAGGTTAATATAAAACCAGGCGATCGCATCGGCATAACCCCGATCGCAATGATGGGCCAGAAAGTTACCCAACGGCTCCTGAGCGCTACCAAAAGTCGCAAAGTATACCAGGGGGGATTCAGGGGAGATTGGGTAAGGTTGAATTTGGAGGAGTTCCCATGAGCCAGTCCAGCGCAACAACGACGGCGTTGAGTGATCTAGCGGTTCCTCTGGAACGGGATGTCTTTCTGAGAACCTTAATCCGCGAACTGGCGGGTACCCTACAGGATGTTGTGGGCTTGGAGCAAGCCTCTGGGTTTATCAGTGTGGTGGGACAAACCATGGGTCACCAGATTGATCAAGCCTATAAGGCAGCCCTACGCGTTTCTGAGCTTTCCCGCGAACAGGTGGCCGCTGTCTTAGTGGATCTGAAAAAACGGATTCAGGGGGATTTTTATATTATTGAGGAAACTGATGAAAAGCTCGTGTTGGGTAATCGGGCTTGTCCCTTTGCGGAAAAGGTGATTGGCCGCCCCTCCATGTGCATGATGACTTCAAACGTATTTGGCTCGATCGCTGCAACTAACTTGGGCTATGCCAAAGTCGAGCTACAGGAAACGATCGCCGAGGGGGCGAGTGGTTGTCGCGTCGTGGTCTACTTGAAACCAACTGGGGAGGCGGAAGAGGCGGAAGGTCGCGAATATTTCAAATAATGCGGCCTAATACAGCCAACTGACGATCGCCCATTTGTGAATCTATGACCCCCGAACAGTTTCTCCAGCTTGCAAAAATTTTGCCAGAGGCTATGCTGCTGGTAACCAGTGCGGGTGAGATTCTGGCGGGTAATCAGCCGGGAGCCAACCTGCTGGGGGTCAAGCGCAAGGACCTAGCGGGGAAATGGCTATGGGAACTGATGACCGAATCCCCGACAGAGGTGACTGCCTATTTAGAGCGCTGTGCCAAAAGTCGGCAATTGGTCCTGGGGCGGTTAACCTTAGCCAAGGAAGGTAGGGGTGATACAGCAGCCGTTTGTCGGGTTGAGGGGGCGGTGGTGCGTCCCTGGTCAGCGGCAGCTCCGGCCCTAGTGTTGCTGCGGCTAGAGCGACGATCGACCGCCAATGCTGAGTTCATCCGCCTCAACCAGAAACTTGAGGAACTCACCCAAGAAATTCAGCGACGCCAACAAGCCCAAGCCCAATTGGCCCAAAGTCATGCGGAGTTAACCGCACTCCTCGATAAATTCCAGAAAACCCAGGTGCAGTTGATCCAAACGGAAAAAATGTCCAGTTTGGGACAGTTGGTGGCGGGGGTGGCCCATGAGATCAATAATCCGGTCAACTTTATCTATGCCAACCTGGCCCATGTTCACCAATATGTGAATGATTTGTTAGGACTCTTGCGTCTCTATGAGGAACATTATCCTGACCCAGTTCCGGCAATTCAAGCGGAGCGAGAGGCGATCGATTTAGCATTTCTGTGCCGAGATCTCGATAAAGCCTTAAACTCCATGCAAGTCGGGGCCAATCGCATTTGCGAAATTGTCAAATCGCTGCGAACTTTCTCACGTCTGGACGAAGCTGAGGTAAAGCAGGTCGATATCCACGAGGGAATTGACAGTACGCTAGTCATTTTGCACAATCGCCTAAAGGGAACTTCTGAACGGCCTGCGATCACTGTCACCAAAGCCTATGGGGATCTCCCCTTGATCGATTGTTACCCCGGCCAACTGAATCAGGTTTTTATGAACCTGTTGGCGAATGCGATCGATGCGCTAGAATCTGTCCAGCAACGACGGCAGGCCAACTATCTCCATGATCATCCGGGTCAGATCTGGATTTGCACGTCTGTCTGTCGGGCGGGGTGGGTGGCAATCACGATCGCAGACAATGGACCGGGGATGCCGGAAAGTGTAATCCAGCGGATCTTTGATCCGTTTTTTACAACAAAGCCGATCGGTCAGGGGACTGGTCTGGGTCTAGCGATTAGCTACCAAATTGTCACGGAAAGACACAGGGGCAAGCTGTACTGTACCTCTGTGCCGGGAGAGGGCACAACCTTTACCATTGAAATCCCCATACGGCGATTGGTTGCTTAGCGGCTCTGATCTCAATTAAAGCTCTCAATTAAAGCCTGCGCCTAACGGCCTCTACGCTTTACCCCTATATGGTCAATCCAAATAAGAACGATACAGTTTTTCACGCTCCTCTCCCAGAGCAGGAGAGGGGCAGGGGGTGAGGGTGCTGTTTCAGCCTCAATTGCAATGACTATACTTTAGCAAGCTGCGATCGCGATCCCTATTCCCGCTTCTGCCGACAAGTTTCAGCCTCAATTGCAATGACTATACTTTAGCAAGCTTTGGGGGCTGAGGGTACGCTGCCCACGAGACTGGCCATTACCTCCGCAACAGGTTGGAGGCGATCGGCACGACCAATGTTGGCTCCAGAAAAGACCAATCCCTCTTCCAGATTGCCTTGGGCCGCGTTGGCAAGGGCCTGGGCAATACAATAGGTGCGTTTGGTATCGCGGCAGAGACAGGTGGTTAGACAATTGGCCAGACAGGGTTGGACCAGCTCAGGACTCCCGGCGATCGCCTGTTCGGCAAATCGATTGCGCAACGCCCGTCCCAGTTTACCCACAGGGCTGGGGACTAGGACGACATCTTCGGGCTTGGCCTTCAGATGAAACTCCTTATAGTGAGGATGGGCATCACATTCCTCCGTGGTGATAAAGCGACTGCCAACCTGGACCCCTTGGGCTCCGAGGGCCAACAGGCGATCAACATCCGCCCGATCCCAGACTCCGCCGGTGGCAATCAGGGGAATATCTGCCTGGAGTTCCTGCTGAAGATAGTTGCGGATCTGGGGCAGAATCACCTCAATGCGGTTCTCATCTGTGGGCACCCCACAGGTCGTGCCAATGTGACCGCCCACTGCCTGGGAATTTTCCACAATCAGCGCATCTGGCAACCTTTGGTAGCGCTGCTGCCAGATATGACAAATTTGCTGGACGGCTTCTAAACCACAGACCATTGGGACGAGGGCAACCTGCGGGTACGCGGCCACCAGTTCGGGTAGATCCAGGGGCACACCCGCTCCCGTAATAATCAAATCGGCGCCGTGGGCAGCCGCCGTGCGCACGAGCGTGGCATAGTCACGGGTGGCCACCAAAACATTCACCCCAATCAGCCCGTGGGGGCTTAGCGATCGCGCCCGGTGCAATTCATCGATCAGCGCCAGTCGGTTCGCTACAGGGAACGGCTTGCGTTGACCCGGGTTCCTAAAGTAGGGTGACATTAACCCCAACCCCAGCGAGGAAATCACACCAATCCCACCCGCATTGGCCACCGCCGCCGCCAGTCTGGCACCGGATACCCGCACCGCCATTGCCCCCTGCACAATCGGGACCGGGGCTAGATAACGGCCAATTCGCAAGGGTTTAAGGGGAGGAAGAGTGTCTATCACGCCTGAACCATCCAAATTGCTTGATAACTACACAGTAATGAAGTAAGCATAGCAAGCGATCGCGTTGATCGTTCATCTTCTGAGTTAAGAGTTTTGAATTTTGATGGTGGCGTGGCTCGTAGCCGGGGGGTGCGCGTCAGGAAACCGCTATTCTCTACGGGTATACCGAATTTCCCCAGATCACGGTGAGCATGGCTAATCCTAAAATGCAGATCATTGCGTTTCCTATGCCCATGCAAGGCTTTTCCGAGCACCGTCTGATTCTGGTTGTGGAAAATGATCCCGATCACATCGCCACCATTCGTCGTGCGTTCGATCTGGGTGCGACGCCTTACCGGTTAGAGATCCTGGCTGATGGACAACAGGCCCTTGCCTTTTTGCAGCGCCGGGGGGACTATGCCAACGCCCGCCGTCCGGATCTGATCTTGCTGGCCCTCAACCTACCGGGGAAGGATGGTCATCAAATCTTGGCCGAGATTAAGGCTGACCCCCACCTGCGACGGATTCCGATCGTCGTCCTCACGGTTTCCGATCGCGATGAGGATATCATCACCACCTATGCCCTTCAGGGGAACTGCTATGTGATCAAACCCGCTGATCGCGATCGTTTGTTTCAAATCGTCAAGCGCATTGAGGAGTTCTGGTTGGGAATTGTAACCCTGCCTCTAGAGTAAATGCTATTAGCAATTCAACTTTTTATTAACTAAGTTTACTTTTTGAAGACTAACTATAAGGTTTGGCCAGAAGTGTAGTCCTTGGAAAACAATTTTCTGGAAAGTTTCTGGTTTATTTAATAATTTCCTTGAAAACTGAACAGGTTTTCTCGATATCCTGCTGAATAGAGGCTGCGATCGCTATTCACTTTGGCCTGAGTTTGACTCAGGATTTATTTTTAATAATGCCTGGGTGATAGCCCCAGATTGCGGAGAGTTCGATAAAGATTTATCGGTTTAATGTTAAGTCTTGTATCACAATCGGGCAGGGAAAGAAAGGGACCGGTGGGG
This DNA window, taken from Trichothermofontia sichuanensis B231, encodes the following:
- the fba gene encoding class II fructose-bisphosphate aldolase (catalyzes the reversible aldol condensation of dihydroxyacetonephosphate and glyceraldehyde 3-phosphate in the Calvin cycle, glycolysis, and/or gluconeogenesis), with product MALVPMRLLLDHAAENGYGIPAFNVNNMEQIQAIMQAAHETESPVILQASRGARSYAGENFLRHLILAAVETYPHIPIAMHQDHGNEPATCYSAIKNGFTSVMMDGSLEADAKTPASYEYNVAVTSEVVKVAHAIGVSVEGELGCLGSLETGMGEAEDGHGFEGKLDHSQLLTDPDQAVDFVLKTQVDALAVAIGTSHGAYKFTRKPTGEILAISRIEEIHKRLPNTHLVMHGSSSVPEDLLALINQYGGTIPETYGVPVEEIQKGIKSGVRKVNIDTDNRLAITAAVREALHKNPKEFDPRHFLKPSIKYMQKVCADRYQQFWTAGNASKIKQESVDIFAIKYKKGELNQVAAQQAVTV
- a CDS encoding AvaI/BsoBI family type II restriction endonuclease: MGELKGGIDPAGADEHWKTAQAALNRIRQAFADAGHVPLTFFVGAAIEKRMAREIWEQLESGMLNNAANLNEENQVASISRWLCSL
- a CDS encoding transposase family protein, with translation MDWHLDSLLNLPNVTVETCTQEAEQVFLQIDLLNAAATCPHCQTRSEKIHQNRPILVRDLAIFGRPVYLQVPRRQFYCRQCQHYFTERLEFVDWERRYTQRYEEYVYQRVQASNIEQVGREESLSWDQVNGIFTYKFNLKKSELGTSKALMH
- a CDS encoding transposase; translated protein: MGDIEGGELLEVIDSHKQDEIIEVLKQQPVAVREQVQEVSVDMWGGFPKVVQAVFTNARLVFDRFHVTYGSSEFMVGARSAPTINSAFAIVYL
- the argZ gene encoding bifunctional arginine dihydrolase/ornithine cyclodeaminase; translated protein: MTASAIRILMCPPDYYDVDYVINPWMEGNVHKSSRERAISQWQGLHHLLKEYAIVDLVQPQKGWPDMVFTANAGLVLGNQVVLSRFFHKERQGEEPHFKAWFAAQGYTIHELPRDLPFEGAGDALLDREGRWLWAGYGFRSELDSHAYLAEWLDIEVLSLRLMDERFYHLDTCFCPLTDGYLLYYPPAFDAYSNHLIERRVPAAKRIVVSEVDADNFACNAVNIDRTIILNRASNDLKQRLGSLGFTVIETPLTEFLKAGGAAKCLTLRTTEPLQVDLHANAPVESRIIQLEGHLLDAGLISRALDLIVEGGGSFQVLNFNLGEQRQSTSSAEIKVSAPSRLVMEELVSQLINLGAMARPQEVCDAQLATVTQAGVAPDDFYVTTIYPTEVRVQCEWVKVQNQRMDGVVVVTETPTGPIAECRLIRDLQVGDRVVVAVEGIRTIRKPEARDQRGSQEFTFMGSGVSSERRVELIVEQIAWDLRHIRDQGGKVVVVAGPVVVHTGGSAHLARLIREGYVQALLGGNAIAVHDLEQAMMGTSLGVDMQRGVSVRGGHRHHLKVINKIRGCGSIQAAVEQGLVTSGIFYECVKRQVPFSLAGSIRDDGPLPDTQMNLIEAQQEYARLLAGADLILMLSSMLHSIGVGNMTPAGVKMVCVDINPAVVTKLSDRGSLESVGVVTDVGLFLSLLTRQLDKLTSRYELTAVN
- a CDS encoding biotin transporter BioY encodes the protein MIVTELLWALVGLILTVSGTFFEASMISPPWLWLQSDTIQIYSLGVTCQIGAVLLIACLGGKNAATLSQIAYLVLGLIWYPVFTHGGGVAYIKEPTFGYLLGFVPAAWICGFLAFQWKPRLESLAFSCLCGLASIHLIGLLYIAYLRLSQSLGDNWLQIMSIYSLYPVPSQLALICAVAVLAFSLRQVLFY
- a CDS encoding methanogen output domain 1-containing protein; amino-acid sequence: MSQSSATTTALSDLAVPLERDVFLRTLIRELAGTLQDVVGLEQASGFISVVGQTMGHQIDQAYKAALRVSELSREQVAAVLVDLKKRIQGDFYIIEETDEKLVLGNRACPFAEKVIGRPSMCMMTSNVFGSIAATNLGYAKVELQETIAEGASGCRVVVYLKPTGEAEEAEGREYFK
- a CDS encoding PAS domain-containing sensor histidine kinase, producing the protein MTPEQFLQLAKILPEAMLLVTSAGEILAGNQPGANLLGVKRKDLAGKWLWELMTESPTEVTAYLERCAKSRQLVLGRLTLAKEGRGDTAAVCRVEGAVVRPWSAAAPALVLLRLERRSTANAEFIRLNQKLEELTQEIQRRQQAQAQLAQSHAELTALLDKFQKTQVQLIQTEKMSSLGQLVAGVAHEINNPVNFIYANLAHVHQYVNDLLGLLRLYEEHYPDPVPAIQAEREAIDLAFLCRDLDKALNSMQVGANRICEIVKSLRTFSRLDEAEVKQVDIHEGIDSTLVILHNRLKGTSERPAITVTKAYGDLPLIDCYPGQLNQVFMNLLANAIDALESVQQRRQANYLHDHPGQIWICTSVCRAGWVAITIADNGPGMPESVIQRIFDPFFTTKPIGQGTGLGLAISYQIVTERHRGKLYCTSVPGEGTTFTIEIPIRRLVA
- a CDS encoding NAD(P)H-dependent flavin oxidoreductase translates to MIDTLPPLKPLRIGRYLAPVPIVQGAMAVRVSGARLAAAVANAGGIGVISSLGLGLMSPYFRNPGQRKPFPVANRLALIDELHRARSLSPHGLIGVNVLVATRDYATLVRTAAAHGADLIITGAGVPLDLPELVAAYPQVALVPMVCGLEAVQQICHIWQQRYQRLPDALIVENSQAVGGHIGTTCGVPTDENRIEVILPQIRNYLQQELQADIPLIATGGVWDRADVDRLLALGAQGVQVGSRFITTEECDAHPHYKEFHLKAKPEDVVLVPSPVGKLGRALRNRFAEQAIAGSPELVQPCLANCLTTCLCRDTKRTYCIAQALANAAQGNLEEGLVFSGANIGRADRLQPVAEVMASLVGSVPSAPKAC
- a CDS encoding response regulator, whose translation is MANPKMQIIAFPMPMQGFSEHRLILVVENDPDHIATIRRAFDLGATPYRLEILADGQQALAFLQRRGDYANARRPDLILLALNLPGKDGHQILAEIKADPHLRRIPIVVLTVSDRDEDIITTYALQGNCYVIKPADRDRLFQIVKRIEEFWLGIVTLPLE